The Henckelia pumila isolate YLH828 unplaced genomic scaffold, ASM3356847v2 CTG_461:::fragment_3, whole genome shotgun sequence genome window below encodes:
- the LOC140872087 gene encoding uncharacterized protein At2g02148 isoform X2: MGSRVPVEHYDLRSAANSFIGTTLHDLNSGDGVTDDNDDRSSAVVTDCMDGTYQSTLPLHSIGVEDDRSSLENNGSSSDVSPIETARARFLDIIVDHFIEPHVIEMSDYEADYLVQQCSQDKASKRKSREIRYEGDARYALPLMYVANLYETVVNEANMRLSSMNGMREKTIGVALEAAGGLYRKLAKKFPRKGSCIFKRRELATSFETRSRFPELVIQEEKRVRFVVVNGLAIVEKPTKIGIEDAEWFKRLTGRIEVAVSAADYKFYAPRHKYRRAMSNSISNITGLPTFPSPENSPPMATSQGYRPSNEDAEQSPAKQHIQPIPHQAQYHPLQQGQHQHIDQNPHAAHFMHNQQCVPQSQLQEIAHNQQQSSISQHIACLQSLGHVAGRLHVMPTSPAKFCDECGVPYLRETSKFCSECGTKRYGT; this comes from the exons ATGGGGAGCAGGGTTCCGGTTGAGCACTACGATTTGAGATCAGCCGCCAATTCGTTCATCGGAACTACATTGCACGACCTCAATTCTGGCGATGGCGTCACCGATGACAACGACGACCGCTCCTCTGCTGTTGTCACT GACTGCATGGATGGGACTTACCAAAGTACTTTACCACTTCACAGCATCGGTGTTGAGGATGATCGGAGTAGCCTTGAAAATAATGGGTCTTCAAGTG ATGTTTCTCCTATTGAAACCGCTAGAGCAAGATTTTTGGACATCATCGTTGATCATTTTATCGAACCACATGTGATTGAAATGTCGGATTATGAGGCTGATTACTTGGTGCAGCAGTGTTCACAAGACAAAGCTAGCAAGAGGAAATCCAGAGAGATTCGATACGAAGGAGATGCTCGCTATGCTTTGCCTTTGATGTATGTTGCAAACCTATATGAAACAGTGGTGAATGAAGCTAATATGAGATTATCATCAatgaatggcatgcgtgaaaaAACAATCGGTGTGGCTCTTGAAGCAGCCGGTGGACTTTACAGAAAGCTGGCTAAGAAATTTCCTAGGAAAG GTTCTTGTATATTTAAAAGAAGAGAACTGGCAACTTCGTTTGAAACAAGATCAAGATTTCCCGAGTTAGTGATACAGGAGGAGAAGCGTGTTCGGTTTGTGGTGGTAAATGGCTTAGCTATTGTtgaaaaaccaacaaaaattgGAATTGAAGATGCTGAGTG GTTCAAAAGGTTGACTGGACGCATTGAAGTAGCTGTATCTGCTGCAGACTACAAGTTTTATGCTCCAAGACACAAGTATAGGCGTGCTATGTCGAACTCCATTTCCAACATCACCGGTTTGCCG ACATTTCCTAGTCCTGAAAATTCTCCTCCAATGGCTACTTCTCAAGGCTATCGGCCCTCCAATGAA GACGCTGAGCAATCTCCggcaaaacaacatattcaaccTATTCCACATCAGGCTCAGTATCACCCCCTACAACAGGGTCAACACCAACATATTGACCAAAATCCACATGCTGCTCACTTCATGCACAACCAACAATGCGTTCCGCAATCACAACTGCAGGAAATTGCTCATAATCAACAGCAATCATCAATCTCCCAACATATTGCTTGCCTACAGTCGCTTGGTCATGTTGCAGGGCGTTTGCATGTGATG CCAACAAGCCCTGCAAAGTTTTGTGATGAATGTGGAGTTCCTTATCTTAGAGAAACCTCCAAGTTCTGCTCCGAATGTGGCACAAAGAGGTATGGAACCTGA
- the LOC140872087 gene encoding uncharacterized protein At2g02148 isoform X1: MGSRVPVEHYDLRSAANSFIGTTLHDLNSGDGVTDDNDDRSSAVVTDCMDGTYQSTLPLHSIGVEDDRSSLENNGSSSGPYTLLTIDDVSPIETARARFLDIIVDHFIEPHVIEMSDYEADYLVQQCSQDKASKRKSREIRYEGDARYALPLMYVANLYETVVNEANMRLSSMNGMREKTIGVALEAAGGLYRKLAKKFPRKGSCIFKRRELATSFETRSRFPELVIQEEKRVRFVVVNGLAIVEKPTKIGIEDAEWFKRLTGRIEVAVSAADYKFYAPRHKYRRAMSNSISNITGLPTFPSPENSPPMATSQGYRPSNEDAEQSPAKQHIQPIPHQAQYHPLQQGQHQHIDQNPHAAHFMHNQQCVPQSQLQEIAHNQQQSSISQHIACLQSLGHVAGRLHVMPTSPAKFCDECGVPYLRETSKFCSECGTKRYGT; encoded by the exons ATGGGGAGCAGGGTTCCGGTTGAGCACTACGATTTGAGATCAGCCGCCAATTCGTTCATCGGAACTACATTGCACGACCTCAATTCTGGCGATGGCGTCACCGATGACAACGACGACCGCTCCTCTGCTGTTGTCACT GACTGCATGGATGGGACTTACCAAAGTACTTTACCACTTCACAGCATCGGTGTTGAGGATGATCGGAGTAGCCTTGAAAATAATGGGTCTTCAAGTGGTCCGTACACTCTATTGACTATTGATG ATGTTTCTCCTATTGAAACCGCTAGAGCAAGATTTTTGGACATCATCGTTGATCATTTTATCGAACCACATGTGATTGAAATGTCGGATTATGAGGCTGATTACTTGGTGCAGCAGTGTTCACAAGACAAAGCTAGCAAGAGGAAATCCAGAGAGATTCGATACGAAGGAGATGCTCGCTATGCTTTGCCTTTGATGTATGTTGCAAACCTATATGAAACAGTGGTGAATGAAGCTAATATGAGATTATCATCAatgaatggcatgcgtgaaaaAACAATCGGTGTGGCTCTTGAAGCAGCCGGTGGACTTTACAGAAAGCTGGCTAAGAAATTTCCTAGGAAAG GTTCTTGTATATTTAAAAGAAGAGAACTGGCAACTTCGTTTGAAACAAGATCAAGATTTCCCGAGTTAGTGATACAGGAGGAGAAGCGTGTTCGGTTTGTGGTGGTAAATGGCTTAGCTATTGTtgaaaaaccaacaaaaattgGAATTGAAGATGCTGAGTG GTTCAAAAGGTTGACTGGACGCATTGAAGTAGCTGTATCTGCTGCAGACTACAAGTTTTATGCTCCAAGACACAAGTATAGGCGTGCTATGTCGAACTCCATTTCCAACATCACCGGTTTGCCG ACATTTCCTAGTCCTGAAAATTCTCCTCCAATGGCTACTTCTCAAGGCTATCGGCCCTCCAATGAA GACGCTGAGCAATCTCCggcaaaacaacatattcaaccTATTCCACATCAGGCTCAGTATCACCCCCTACAACAGGGTCAACACCAACATATTGACCAAAATCCACATGCTGCTCACTTCATGCACAACCAACAATGCGTTCCGCAATCACAACTGCAGGAAATTGCTCATAATCAACAGCAATCATCAATCTCCCAACATATTGCTTGCCTACAGTCGCTTGGTCATGTTGCAGGGCGTTTGCATGTGATG CCAACAAGCCCTGCAAAGTTTTGTGATGAATGTGGAGTTCCTTATCTTAGAGAAACCTCCAAGTTCTGCTCCGAATGTGGCACAAAGAGGTATGGAACCTGA
- the LOC140872087 gene encoding uncharacterized protein At2g02148 isoform X3 has translation MGSRVPVEHYDLRSAANSFIGTTLHDLNSGDGVTDDNDDRSSAVVTDCMDGTYQSTLPLHSIGVEDDRSSLENNGSSSGPYTLLTIDDVSPIETARARFLDIIVDHFIEPHVIEMSDYEADYLVQQCSQDKASKRKSREIRYEGDARYALPLMYVANLYETVVNEANMRLSSMNGMREKTIGVALEAAGGLYRKLAKKFPRKGSCIFKRRELATSFETRSRFPELVIQEEKRVRFVVVNGLAIVEKPTKIGIEDAEWFKRLTGRIEVAVSAADYKFYAPRHKYRRAMSNSISNITGLPDAEQSPAKQHIQPIPHQAQYHPLQQGQHQHIDQNPHAAHFMHNQQCVPQSQLQEIAHNQQQSSISQHIACLQSLGHVAGRLHVMPTSPAKFCDECGVPYLRETSKFCSECGTKRYGT, from the exons ATGGGGAGCAGGGTTCCGGTTGAGCACTACGATTTGAGATCAGCCGCCAATTCGTTCATCGGAACTACATTGCACGACCTCAATTCTGGCGATGGCGTCACCGATGACAACGACGACCGCTCCTCTGCTGTTGTCACT GACTGCATGGATGGGACTTACCAAAGTACTTTACCACTTCACAGCATCGGTGTTGAGGATGATCGGAGTAGCCTTGAAAATAATGGGTCTTCAAGTGGTCCGTACACTCTATTGACTATTGATG ATGTTTCTCCTATTGAAACCGCTAGAGCAAGATTTTTGGACATCATCGTTGATCATTTTATCGAACCACATGTGATTGAAATGTCGGATTATGAGGCTGATTACTTGGTGCAGCAGTGTTCACAAGACAAAGCTAGCAAGAGGAAATCCAGAGAGATTCGATACGAAGGAGATGCTCGCTATGCTTTGCCTTTGATGTATGTTGCAAACCTATATGAAACAGTGGTGAATGAAGCTAATATGAGATTATCATCAatgaatggcatgcgtgaaaaAACAATCGGTGTGGCTCTTGAAGCAGCCGGTGGACTTTACAGAAAGCTGGCTAAGAAATTTCCTAGGAAAG GTTCTTGTATATTTAAAAGAAGAGAACTGGCAACTTCGTTTGAAACAAGATCAAGATTTCCCGAGTTAGTGATACAGGAGGAGAAGCGTGTTCGGTTTGTGGTGGTAAATGGCTTAGCTATTGTtgaaaaaccaacaaaaattgGAATTGAAGATGCTGAGTG GTTCAAAAGGTTGACTGGACGCATTGAAGTAGCTGTATCTGCTGCAGACTACAAGTTTTATGCTCCAAGACACAAGTATAGGCGTGCTATGTCGAACTCCATTTCCAACATCACCGGTTTGCCG GACGCTGAGCAATCTCCggcaaaacaacatattcaaccTATTCCACATCAGGCTCAGTATCACCCCCTACAACAGGGTCAACACCAACATATTGACCAAAATCCACATGCTGCTCACTTCATGCACAACCAACAATGCGTTCCGCAATCACAACTGCAGGAAATTGCTCATAATCAACAGCAATCATCAATCTCCCAACATATTGCTTGCCTACAGTCGCTTGGTCATGTTGCAGGGCGTTTGCATGTGATG CCAACAAGCCCTGCAAAGTTTTGTGATGAATGTGGAGTTCCTTATCTTAGAGAAACCTCCAAGTTCTGCTCCGAATGTGGCACAAAGAGGTATGGAACCTGA